The following nucleotide sequence is from Streptomyces caniferus.
TGGCCGTATGGCGCGGGGGCCCGGCGGTGCCCGCGGCCCGACCGCGAAGGGACACCCCATGACCAAGATCCTCACCGGTGGCCTCGGCAAGTCCGAGGTCGCCGGCCGCGTGACCGGGCTCGGGCTGCCGGGCGTGGAGATCGTCGTCAGCAGCGACATGGACGCGGCGGTGCAGCTGCGGGCCGGGCGGGCCGACTACTTCCTCGGCACCTGCCACACCGGGGCCGGGGCCTCGCTCGGAGTGCTGGTCGGGCTGCTGGGCTCGGCCGTCTGCCACACGTTCGGGCGGTCGGTGCCCACCGCCGAGCAGATCGAGGCGCTGCTCGACGAGGGCAAGAAGGTGTTCGGCTACGCCGTCGACCAACTGGACGCGGTCACTCCCGTGCTCGCCCGCGCCATCGCCGCCCGTACGTCCTGACATGACCGGACCCACCGCCGCCGCGCACCAGGCCGTCGCCGCGGCCGGCGCCCTCGGCTTCTCGACGGCCGGTCAGGTGACCGTCATCGGGCTGTGCGCGCTGACCGCCTACCTGGCGCATCTGGCGCTGGCGGTGTTCAACGACGGCGTACGGCCGTTCCTGCTGGACTTCCTCCACGGGCGGACCACCCGCAGTGCGACCGGTGCCGTGTCCTTCGGTCTGTCGGCCGGGTTCGTCTTCGGTCTGGGCGCGCCGATGGCGCTGTCGTCGGGGGTGCTCAATCCCTGGCTGGTGTTCCTGCCGACCGATCTGCTGGGGATTCTCGCGCCGAAGAAGTGGCTCGCGCCGGTGCTGGGCGGGGCCTGGGGCGCGGTGGTGGTGTTCGGGCTCAGGGGCGCCAACGAGGCGGCGCACGAGCTGCCGGTCGATTTCCTGACGGCCATGCAGCAGATGTCGACGCCGATCCTGTACCTGTTCACGCTGTTCCCGGTGCTGGCGGTCAGCAAGCAGTTCGGCCGGCTGCCGGGCGCGGTGGCGGGCGTGGTGGAACTCGCGCTCGTCGTCGTCACGATGAAGCTGTGGCCGAAGGTGTTCGCCGGGGCGCCGGCGATGGCCGCGGGGGTGCTGCTGCTGATCGGATTCGCGGTGGCCAAGGACCTGCGGCAGCGGCGCGGGGACCGGGCCCGGGCGGCGGACGAACGGGCCCTGGCGGCAGACAACCGGGCCTTGGCGGCAGAAGCGGGGGTGCCGGCCCAGGTGGCACCGGCGGAGGCCCCGGCGGCACAAGCGGAGGACCGGCCGGCAACTACGGAGGCCCGCGCGGCAACCACGCAGGCACGGGCCGCGGTCCAGCGGCCCCCGGTGCCGGACGACGACCCCATGGTGTCCCTGTTCAGTGCGAGCGCGGCCCGGCTGCGCCGCCATCTGCCGCTGTTCATGCTGCTGGGCGGCGGGGTGTGCCTGCTGGCGCAGTTGCACATATTCGGCGGCGGTGAGGCGACGAGCTTCCTGATCGCGAAGGGGCGGTCCGTGGAGGCGGCGCAGGTCGACTTCTACCGTGCCTTCGGGTTCCTGCCGCTCATCGCCACCACCGCGCTGGCCTCCGGTGCGTACGGCATCGCGGGCTTCACCTTCGTCTACCCGATCGGCTATCTGCTGCCGAGCCCCTGGTGGGCGCTGGTGTGCGGGGCGCTGGTCTTCGCCGTCGAGGTGCTGGCGCTCAGCGGGATCGGTCGGGTGCTCGGCGGGCTGCCGTCCGTGCGCGACTGCTCCGAGCAGTTGCGCGGCGCGATCGGCGCGACGTTGCAACTGGCGCTGCTCTTCGGCTCGTTGCTGGCCGCCCAGGCGATGGGCGGCGGGCTGGGCATCCTGCTCGTCGGCGGGCTGTACCTGCTGAACGAGGCGATGGGGCGGGTCGTGGTCCGCACGGCCGCGGGGCCCGCCGCGGTCGTCGTCGGCGGCGTCCTGCTCAACGTCCTGTACTGGCTGGACCTGTTCACCCCTCTCACGTCCTGACGGGATCGCTCCCGGACGGGGTTCGGCCGCGCCGGGCGGCCGGGAAGGCGCTGATGAACGCTTCACTGCAGACCGTCTCGGGCCCGCTGCCCGCTTCCGCCGTGCGCGGGCCGGTGCTCGCCCATGAGCATCTGGCGCTCGACCTGACCCGCGGCGCCGACAGCGCGGCGACCCTGACGCCCGGGCACCGGGCCGCGATCACCGAAGAACTGGCGTCGCTGCGCGCCGAGTTCGGCCTCGGTCTGCTCATCGAACTCACCTGCCGGGGCATGGGGCGCGACGTGGCCGCGATGGCCCGGATCGCCGCGGATTCGGGGGTCGCGGTCGTCGCGGCGACCGGCTGGTACTACGAGCCCTTCCACCCCGCGGAGCTGAGCCGCACCAGCGCGGAGCGGCTGGCCCGGACCCTGGTCGGGGAGATCGAGCGCGGCTGCGGCGGCTCCGGGATCCGTCCGGGAGTGATCGGCGAGGTCGGCAGCCACGGCGACCGGCCGAGCGAGCCGGAGGCACGGACGCTGACCGCGGCGGCGCTCGCCGCCACGGCGACCGGTCTGTCGGTCGCGACCCACGCCCAGTTCGGCCGCGGCGGCCTCGCCCAGCTGGAGCTGCTGACGGCAGCCGGGCTGTCGCCGGACCGCGTCAGCATCGGCCACCAGGACCTGCTCGACGATCCGGCGGTGCACCGGGAGCTGGCGGCGGCCGGTGCGTACATCGCGTTCGACACCGTCGGCAAGGAGAGCTATCAGAGCGACCGCGTACGGCTGCGGCTGCTGCTGGCGCTCCTGGAGTCCGGGCACGCCGACCGGGTGCTGCTCAGCTGTGATGTCTCCCGTCACGGCTACCTGGTCAGCGAGGGCGGGATGGGCTACGGGCATCTGTTCCGGTCCTTCCTGCCGCGGCTGCGGGCGGCCGGTGTGGACGAGGAGATGATCGACCGGCTGACGCGGCGCAATCCGCTGCGGTTCCTCACGGGGCGGGACGGGGCGGACGACGGGCCGCCGGAGCCGGGCGGCGGCCGGGCGGACGGTGCCCCGCGGTGAGCGTGCGGCTGCCCCGCACCTTTCCTCTGCCGACGGTCACGGTGCCCGACGCCGTGGAGCGGCAGTTCCGGCTGCTGGAGTGCACCGCCCGGCACTTCGAGGGACCCGAGCTCTTCACGGCGGATGCCGGGGTGGTGCCGGGGCCGGGCCGCCCGCGGACCACCGCCAAGGTCGAGGCGGTGCTCGCCGACTTCTTCGGGGCCGAGGCCGCGGCGCTGGTGCAGGGCGCGGGGACCGGCGCCCTGCGGGCCGCGCTCGGGGCGGCCCTGGAGGCGGGCGATCCGCTGCTGATCCACCGCGCGCCGGTCTACCGCACCACCGCCCACACCCTGCGCGGCCTGGGCCTGCGGGCCGTCGAAGCGGACTTCAACGATCCGCGGGAGCCGGCCCGCGCACTGGCCTCCGGGGACTTCCGCTGGGCGTACGTCCAGCACACCCGGCAGCGCCTCGCGGACTCCTACGACCCGGGCGCCGTACTGGCGGCCTGCCGGGCCGCCGGCGTCCGCACCGTGGTGGACGACAACTATGCGGCGCTGCGGGTGCCGGAGTGCGGGGTCGAACTGGGCGCCGACATCTGCTGCTTCTCCCTGTTCAAGCTGCACGGCCCGGAGGGCGTCGGCGCCGTGGTGGGCGCGGCGGACCTGGTGGCGCGGGTGCACCGGGACAACTACTCGGGCGGCGGACAGGTCCAGGGTCACCAGGCCCTGGACGCGTTGCGGGCGCTGACGCATGTACCGGTGATGTGGGCGGTGCAGTCGCAGGTGGCGGCCGAGGTCGCCGGGCGGCTGACGGCCGGTGAGGTGCCGGGCGTCGCCGAGGCCGCGCTCGCCAACGCGCAGGACCGGTGTGTGCTGGTGCGCCTGGCCCGCCCGCTCGCCCGCGCGCTCCCGGCCGCCGCCGCACGGCACGGCGCCGCCCCGTACCCGGTCGGCGCCAACTCCCGTTACGAGATCGCCCCGCTCGTCTACCGCCTCTCCGGCTCCGCACTGGCCGACGCCCCCCACCTCGCCGACTGGGCCGTACGGATCAACCCCATGCGGGCCGGGGCCGACCTCGTCCTGGACATCCTGCGGCGGTCACTGACGGACCTGCGGGGCGGCGGGGAGGACCACGACGCGGGCCGGTGTCCGCCGGCTCGTGCGACGGGCGCCGCCGCGGGCACTCCCCGGCCGGCGCGCGCCGTGCCGCCCGCTCCCGGTCCGGAGGACTGACCGTGTTCCTCGACACCGTCCTCGCCCGCAATCCCCGGCTGGTGGCCTGTGCGACCGAGCTGCACCGAAGCGGAGCCATCCCGCCCGACACCTACGTCATGGATCTGGACGCGATCTCCGCCAATGCCGCGCTGCTGGCCGAGGAAGCCGGCCGGCTGGGGCTCTCCCTCTGGTTCGTGATCAAGCAGCTCGGCCGCAGCCCGGCGCTGATCCGGGCCGTCGCCCGCCATATCCCGCGCTTCGCCGCCATCGACCCGCCCGAGGCGCGGGCGCTGCACAGAGCGGGCGCCCTGGCCGGGAACCTCGGCCATCTGGTGCAGATCCCCCGCCGTGCGCTGCCCGAGATGCTGGCCTGGCGCCCGGAGGCGGTCACCGTCTACGACCTCGCCAACGCCCGTGCCGTCTCGGAGGCGGCCGGCCGGCTCGGCCGCGTCCAGGACATCCTCGTCCGGATCGAGGCGGCACCCGGCGCGGGGTATCCGGGGCAGGAGGGCGGGGTGCCGCCGGACGGGGTCGGGGCGTTCGCCGCCGCGGCGGAGCGGCTGCCGGGCGTACGCGTCGCGGGCGTGACGGCCTTCCCCTGTCTGCGGTGCGATCCCGGTACGGGCCGGCCGCTCGCCACGTCGAACCTCGCCCTGGCCCGTACGGCGCGGAAGGTGCTCGCCGAGCGGAGCGGGATCGACCCGGCCGGGCTGCTGCTGAGCGCCCCCGGTGTCACCTCGATGGCGAGTCTGCCGCTGCTGGCCCGGCTCGGTGCCACGCACGGGGAGCCGGGGCACGCGCTGACCGGCACCACTCCCCTGCACGCCGGCGGGCCGCGGCAGCCGGAGACTCCCGGCTATGTGTATGTGAGCGAGATCGCGCATGTGCTCGCCGACGGCCGGCCGGCGCTGTTCGGCGGCGGCTTCTACCCGCGGGCGACCCTCCGCTCCGCGCTGATCCCGCGCACCGGCGCGCGCCTCGCGGTGCAGGACGCCCCGCCCGGCCACATCGACTACTACCGGCTGCTGGCGCCCGGCGCCGCGCGGCCGGGCGACACCGCCGTACTGGCCTTCCGTACCCAGGTGTTCGTCACCCGCAGCACGGTCGCGGTCGTCTCGGGCCTCGCGGACGGGGCGCCCGAGCTGACGGGGTGTTACGACCCGTGGGGGCGGCCCGTCGGGGAGTGCTGAGAAAGGCAGCGAGCCCCCGGCCGCCCGGGGGCGGTCAGGGGCTCGGGTGCCGAAGCCGTGGGCTCAGCCCATGAACTTCTTGAACTCGTCGGGGAGTTCGAAGTTCTGCGGGTCCTGGCCGCCCTGCGGCAGGCCCAGCGGGTTGCCGGACTGGGCGGCCTCGCGGCGCGCCGCCGCGGCCTCCTCCTCGGCCTTCCGCTTCATCGGGTTGCCGCTCTTGCGCTTGCCCTTGGCCTGCTTGACCTGCTTCTTCTTGCGGGCGCCACCGCCCATGCCAGGCATCCCCGGCATCCCGGGCATGCCGCCGCCCTGGGCCATCTTGGACATCATCTTGCGGGCGTCGAAGAACCGCTCGACCAGGCCCTTGACCGCGCTGACGTCGACACCGGAACCCTTGGCGATACGGGCCCGGCGCGAGCCGTTGATGATCGTCGGCTCCTGGCGCTCGGCCGGGGTCATCGACTTGATGATGGCGGCCGTGCGGTCGACCTCGCGCTCGTCGAGGTTGTTGATCTGGTCCTTCATCTGCCCCATGCCGGGCAGCATGCCGAGCAGCTTGGAGATGGAGCCCATCTTGCGGACCTGCTCCATCTGGGCCAGGAAGTCGTCGAGGGTGAACTCCTTGGGCCCCTTCGCCAGCTTGGCCGCCATCTTCTCGGCCTCGTCCTGGCTGAAGGTCTGCTCGGCCTTCTCGATCAGGCTGAGCATGTCGCCCATGCCGAGGATGCGGGACGCCATGCGGTCCGGGTGGAACGCGTCGAAGTCGTCCAGCTTCTCGCCGTTGGAGGCGAACATGATCTGCTTGCCGGTGACATGGGCCACGGACAGCGCCGCACCACCGCGGGCGTCGCCGTCGAGCTTGGAGAGCACCACGCCGTCGAAGCCGACGCCGTCGCGGAACGCCTCGGCGGTGTTGACCGCGTCCTGACCGATCATCGCGTCGACGACGAAGAGGATCTCGTCGGGGCTGACCGCGTCGCGGATGTCCGCGGCCTGCTGCATCAGCTCCTGGTCGATGCCGAGGCGGCCGGCGGTGTCGACGATGACGACGTCGTGCTGCTTGGTGCGCGCGTACTCGATCGAGTCCTTGGCCACCTGGACCGGGTCGCCGACGCCGTTGCCCGGCTGGGGGCCGTAGAAGGCGACCTCGGCGCGCTCCGAGACGACCTGGAGCTGGTTGACGGCGTTGGGGCGCTGGAGGTCGCAGGCGACCAGCAGCGGGGCGTGGCCCTGCCCCTTGAGCCAGCGGCCGAGCTTTCCGGCGAGGGTGGTCTTACCGGCACCCTGCAGACCGGCCAGCATGATCACGGTCGGGGGCGTCTTGGCGAACCGCAGCCGGCGGGTCTCGCCGCCGAGGATGCCGACGAGCTCCTCGTTGACGATCTTGATGACCTGCTGGGCGGGGTTCAGCGCCTGGGAGACCTCGGAGCCGGTGGCACGCTCCTTGACCTGCTTGATGAAGGCGCGGACGACGGGGAGGGCGACATCGGCCTCGAGCAGCGCGATCCGGATCTCGCGCGCCGTGGCATCGATGTCCGCCTCGCTCAGGCGGCCCTTGCCCCGGAGGTTTTTGAAAGTACTCGCCAAGCGGTCGGAAAGCGTATCGAACACGGCGGTCGTCGATCCTCGGGGTCGGGGGCGGGGTCCAGTCGGGTTCTAGGGTATCGGGCCGCGCAAGCGAACCAGTCCTGCCCTGCTCCCCGGCCACTACTGCAGAGCCCGCTCCACGGCCCGCGCCACCTCGTGGGCCGCGGCGTCGGCCAGCGGCTCCCCGTCCGCCCCGGTGACATAGAACGCATCCACCGCGTTGGCGCCCAGCGTGCTGATGTGGGCGCTGCGGACGGCGACGCCCGCCGTGTCCAGGGCACGGCCGATGCGGTGCAGCAGACCGTGGGCGTCCTGGGCCCGGACCTCGATGACGGTCGCGGTGCGGGAAATGCCGGTGACCACGGTGACCCGGGGCGGCGGCGCGAGCACCGCGCGTGCCCGGCGGGCGTAGGCGCGTTCGCGCTCGGCGAGACGGGTGGGGATGTCCAGGGAGCCGTCCAGGGCGCGGACCAGGTCGGCGCGCAGCCGGTCGGCGCGCGGCAGCGAGCCGTATTCGGCGGCCACCCGCCAGCGCAGCAGCAGGACAGGTCCCTCGTCGACGGGGTCGAGCAGCAGCAGGTCGGCGGCGCGGACGGTGAGCCGGTGCAGGGCCAGCACACCGGCCGCGGCGGGCAGCACGCCCGGGGTGCCCGCCGGGGCCGTCGCGGGGCGGCGGCCGGGCGCCCGGTGCGCGGGTACGGCGATGAGCAGCTCCACACCGACCGGTTCCCGGGCGGGCGCCCCGTCCCCGTCCCCGGCGTCGGCCGGGGGCTCGGAGCGCGTGTGCAGTGCCAGGACCGGGCCGCCGGTGCGCCGGGCCTCGACCGCCAGCCGCTCCTGCTCCGCGGTCGGCTCGTCGGCGTCGCGCGCCTGCGTCCCCAGCTCCCCCGCGAGCCGCGCGGCGACCCGTTTGACCAGGTCGGCGACGAGTCCGCCGCGCCAGGCGCTCCAGGCGGCGGGCCCGGTGGCCAGGGCGTCGGCCTCGGTCAGGGCGTGCAGCAGCTCCAGGGTGCCGGTGCTGCCGACCGCCTCGGCGACCGCGCCGACGGTCGCCGGGTCGTCCAGGTCGCGCCGGGTGGCGGTGTCGACGAGCAGCAGATGGTGCCGTACGAGGGTGGCGATCACCGCGGTGTCGCGGGCGTCGAAGCCGAGCCGGGCCGCCACATCGCGGGCGATGGTCTCGCCGGCCACCGAGTGGTCGCCGGGCCAGCCCTTGCCGATGTCGTGCAGCAGGGCGGCGACCAGCAGCAGGTCGGGGCGGTGCACCCGGCGGGTCAGGGCACTGGCCCGTACGGCGGTCTCGACGAGATGCCGGTCCACCGTCCAGGTGTGGACGGGGTTGCGCTGGGGACGGCAGCGCACGCGCTCCCAGTCGGGCAGCAGCCGCGTGACGATGCCCTCGGCCTCCAGTGCCTCCCATACGGGCACGGTGTGGGTGCCCGCGCCCAGCAGCGTCACCAGCTGCTCGCGGGCCTCGGCGGGCCACGGCACCGGCAGCGGCCGGGCGGCGGTGGCCGTGGCGCAGCGGCGGATGGCGTGGGTGGCCAGCGGCAGGCCGGCCTGGGCGGCGGCGGCCGCGGCGCGCAGGACCAGCACGGGGTCCCGCTCGGGGCGTGCGGTACGGGCCAGCACCGCCTCGCCGTCGAGTTCGACGACGCCCTCGGCGAGCGGTGAGCGGTCGCCCTTGCCCGCGGTCCGGCCGTGCAGCAGGCCGCGCAGCGTGGGCTTGAGGGAGCGGGCGCGCAGCACCCGGCCGACCTCGCGCCAGGTGACGTCGGCCGCGTAGGAGATGGTGCGGGCGGATTCGTAGGTCTGCCGCAGCAGCGCGTCCGCGTCCAGCATGCCGAGGGCGCCGGCGACCTGGTCCTGCTCCTGGAGGGAGAGCCGGTCGGTGGCGCGGCCGGTGGTCAGATGCAGCGCGTCGCGCGTGTCCAGCAGACGGGTGCGGGCGGCCTCCAGACCGCCGCGCGGGGCGTCGGCGAGCCAGGAGGCGGCGACGGCGCGGAGCGCGGTGGCGTCCCGCAGCCCGCCCCTGGCCTCCTTGAGGTCGGGTTCGAGCAGGTACTGGAGCTCGCCCTGCCGCTCGGCGCGCTCCTGGCACAGGTCGTGGAGTTCCGGGAGCCGCTTGGGGGCGCTCTGGCGCCAGTCGGCGTAGGCGGCGGTGCGCAGCGCGCCGGTCAGTTCCGGGTCGCCGGCCAGGTGGCGGGCGTCGAGCAGGCCCAGCTGCACCTTCAGGTCGTCGCGGGCCGTCTTACGGGCCTCGGCGGGGGTGCGTACGGAGTGGTCGAGGGCCAGGCCGAGGTCCCAGACGGGGTACCAGAGGCGGTCGGCGAGCGCGGCGAGGGCGGCGGTGTCGGCGCGGCCGTCGTGCAGCAGGAGGAGGTCGAGATCGCTGCGCGGGGAGAGCTCGCCGCGGCCGTAGCCGCCGACCGCGACGAGGGCGGTCCCGGACAGGCCGGCGGCGGTGGCGTGCTCGTTCAGCAGGCCGGCCAGCCACTCGTCGGTCATCCGGGCGAGGGCGGCGCGGCGGTCGGGTCCGATGGCCGTCTCGTCCTGCAGGAGCCGCAGCCGGGCCGCCGGGTAGCCGCCGTCCTGACCGGGTACGGGCGCGTCCGCCGGGCGCCCCGCTCCGTCCGGTCCTGCCGTTTCCTCGACGCTCTCCGTCACCTCGCGCGCTCCTCGGTCGTGTCGGTCCCCGCCGTCACCGTCTTCCCCGTGTGCCGCCCCTGCACCTTCAGTCTGGGGCGCCGCGGGGCGGGCGGCCATCCGTCGCCCGGGCGTCGGCCCCGGCCCCGGCGCGGTATCCGCCGCCGGGGCGGGAGCCGCACCAAGGCGGCGGTGCCGTCACAGGGCGTCCGGTCCCCGCTCCCCGGTCCGCACCCGTACCGCGTCGTCGACGGGCACGGCCCAGACCTTCCCGTCGCCGATCTTGCCGGTACGGGCCGCCTTGACGACCACGTCCATCAGCTCCTCGGCGTCGGCGTCCTCGACCAGTACCTCGATGCGGATCTTCGGCACCAGGTCGACGGTGTACTCGGCGCCGCGGTACACCTCCGTGTGCCCGCGCTGCCTGCCGTATCCGGCGGCCTCGGTGAGCGTCAGACCGTGCACACCGAAGGACTGCAGGGCGTCCTTCACCTCGTCCAGCCGGTGCGGCTTGATTACTGCCGTGATGAGCTTCACGCGTCCACCTTCTTTGTCAGGGCCTCGCCGAGTGCCGGTCCCTTGCGGCCGACCGTGCCGCCGCCCGCGCCGGCGAAGTCGTACGCGGTCTCCGCGTGCGCGGCCTGGTCGATGCCGGCGACCTCCTCGTCCTCATCGACCCGGAAGCCCATCACCAGGTCGATGACCTTGGCAAGGACATACGAGACGACCAGCGAGTAGAGCAGCACGCAGACCACGCCGACGGCCTGCCGGCCGAGCTGTTCGAAGCCGCCGCCGTAGAACAGACCCTTGGCCTTGCTCTGCACCCCGCCGGTGGCGAACAGCCCGATGAGCAGGGATCCGACGACGCCGCCGACGAGGTGGACGCCGATGACGTCGAGGGAGTCGTCGTAGCCGAACTTGTACTTGAGGTTCACGGCCATGGCGCACAGCACACCGGCGATGGCGCCGACCGCGATGGCGCCCAGCGGGCTGACCGCACCGCAGGCCGGGGTGATCGCGACGAGTCCGGCGACCGCGCCGGAGGCCGCGCCGAGCGTGGTGAACGAGCCGTGCCGGAGCTTTTCGTACGCCAGCCAGCCGAGCATCGCGGCGGCGGTGGCGACCTGGGTGTTGACGAAGGCGACCGCGCCGATGCCGTCGTCGTTGCCGAGCCAGGAGCCGGCGTTGAAGCCGAACCAGCCGAACCACAGCAGCCCGGCGCCCAGCATCACCAGGGGCAGGCTGTGCGGCCGCATCGGGTCCTTCTTGAAGCCGATGCGCTTGCCGACGACGAGGAGTACGCCGAGCGCCGCCGCACCGGCGTTGATGTGCACGGCGGTGCCGCCGGCGAAGTCGATGACCTTCAGCTCGAAGAGCCAGCCGCCCTCGCCCCAGACCCAGTGGGCGACCGGGAAGTACACGACGGTGACCCACAGGGCGATGAACAGCGCCCAGGCGGTGAACTTCACCCGGTCGGCCAGGGCACCGCTGATCAGCGCGGGCGTGATGACCGCGAACATCAGCTGGAAGACCGCGAACACATAGACCGGAATGGTGCTGGTGCCCCACAGCTCGGTCAGGCCGATGCCGCTGAAGCCGGCGAAGTTGCCGTTCCAGCCGATGAAGCCGCCGCTGTCGGTGCCGAACGCGAGCCCGAAGCCGTACAGGACCCACAGGATCGTGACGATGCCCAGGCTGATGAAGCTCATCATCAGCATGTTCAGCACGCTCTTGACCCGGACCATCCCGCCGTAGAAGAAGGCGAGGCCGGGCGTCATGATCATCACCAGTGCGGAGCAGATCAGCATGAATCCCGTATTGGCGGGGCTGAGTGTCACCTTGTCTGCTGCAAGCGTCAGGATGCCTGGGGGCATCGGCGTCTCCTCGTCGTCGATGCGGCCCGTGCGGGCGTGTTTCTGGTGGGCCGACTTCGCGATGAGGTTGTCGCAGCGTGGTTTCGGCCAAACCTTGCGGGTGTTTCACCGCAGTGACGAAGACGCCCCCCGTGTTACGCCCCGGTGAACTCCGAGGTCAGTCCCGCATCACCCGTTCAACCCACCGAAACCACCAATGGAGCAGCCCCCACGGCGAGCGACCACCTCCGCGAAAGCGGCGCCGGTTCAGGCGCAAAAAGCGAGCCCGACCGCGGCTGCCGCCCGCGTGACCTGGCATGGGGGAGCCGAGTCGGGCTGTACGGGGCGGCGGCCGCGGCCGGAGTGTGAGGGGCGTGCCGTCAGACGGCCGCCGCTGATTCGGGGAGCTGGCGGGCGAGCTCGTCGCTGAGCCGGATCACCTCGGAAACACCGCCGAACTCCCGCGCCGCGGTGTCCACGGTCTTGCGCAGCCGGGTGTTGACCCGCTCCGAGCGGACCTGCCGGGCGAACGGGATCGCCTGCTGCGCCATCTCCGCGCAGGCCTCCGGCTCCTTCTGCAGCAGGTGGACGGTGGCCATCCCGATCAGGTTGAGGGCGTACGAACGCTGGTGCTCGGGGTCCTGGCCGAACAGCTCCACGGCGCGCTCCATGACGGGCTCGGCGAGGGAGGCGTAGGTGGGGCTGCGGCCGGCGACATAGGCGAGGTCGCGGTAGGAGTGGGCGTTCTCGGCATTCAGCTCGGCCTCGGAGAAGAAGCGGATCCAGTCCGGTTCGGGCTCGCCGGGCAGCACGTCGGAGAAGGTGTCCTCGGCCATCCGGACGG
It contains:
- a CDS encoding ammonium transporter; translation: MPPGILTLAADKVTLSPANTGFMLICSALVMIMTPGLAFFYGGMVRVKSVLNMLMMSFISLGIVTILWVLYGFGLAFGTDSGGFIGWNGNFAGFSGIGLTELWGTSTIPVYVFAVFQLMFAVITPALISGALADRVKFTAWALFIALWVTVVYFPVAHWVWGEGGWLFELKVIDFAGGTAVHINAGAAALGVLLVVGKRIGFKKDPMRPHSLPLVMLGAGLLWFGWFGFNAGSWLGNDDGIGAVAFVNTQVATAAAMLGWLAYEKLRHGSFTTLGAASGAVAGLVAITPACGAVSPLGAIAVGAIAGVLCAMAVNLKYKFGYDDSLDVIGVHLVGGVVGSLLIGLFATGGVQSKAKGLFYGGGFEQLGRQAVGVVCVLLYSLVVSYVLAKVIDLVMGFRVDEDEEVAGIDQAAHAETAYDFAGAGGGTVGRKGPALGEALTKKVDA